A single region of the Streptomyces sp. NBC_01803 genome encodes:
- a CDS encoding WhiB family transcriptional regulator, which translates to MADFSRLPGPNADLWDWQLLAACRGVDSSLFFHPEGERGAARSAREEAAKEVCMRCPVRSECASHALSVREPYGVWGGLTEDEREELLGRARRDLVNANSAHTRP; encoded by the coding sequence ATGGCAGATTTCTCCCGCCTTCCGGGCCCCAACGCGGACCTGTGGGACTGGCAGTTGCTCGCGGCCTGCCGCGGGGTGGACAGCTCGCTGTTCTTCCATCCCGAGGGCGAGCGCGGGGCCGCCCGCAGCGCGCGCGAGGAGGCGGCCAAGGAGGTGTGCATGCGCTGCCCGGTCCGCTCCGAGTGCGCTTCGCACGCGCTGTCGGTCCGCGAGCCGTACGGCGTGTGGGGCGGGCTGACCGAGGACGAGCGCGAGGAGCTGCTCGGCCGCGCCCGCCGGGACCTGGTGAACGCCAACTCGGCGCACACCCGGCCCTGA
- a CDS encoding class I SAM-dependent methyltransferase has translation MAVRTSDPDAPDAPGALDAFRALLTEPGRLLLAGLRDIDPDRELAVATRLRRDHPPELVAAAIGQARLRQRAAAKFGPDAERMYFTPDGVEQATRAPVATWRARRFAALGVSRVADLCCGVGGDALALARAGLTVLAVDRSPLACAVAEANAAALGLADRVTVRCAAVEDTDVRGYDGVFVDPARRRAGGGRRIFDPEAYSPPLSWAVALAAEVPYAALKIAPGVPHEAVPAQAEAEWVSDRGDVKEAVLWFGTGPAAPRRATLLPGGHTLTGTARPAPAGPPGRYLYEPDGAVIRASLVADVAEQVAGRLLDPAIAYIASDELRPTPYATAYEITDVLPFGVKRLRALLRERGVGTVTIKKRGSAVTPEELRSWLRPSGPHASTLFLTRIGTAPTVLIGHPA, from the coding sequence GTGGCCGTACGCACTTCAGATCCCGACGCCCCCGACGCCCCCGGCGCCCTCGACGCCTTCCGCGCCCTGCTGACCGAGCCGGGCCGACTGCTGCTGGCCGGGCTGCGCGACATCGACCCGGACCGGGAGCTGGCCGTCGCCACCCGCCTGCGCCGCGACCACCCGCCGGAGCTGGTCGCGGCGGCCATCGGCCAGGCCCGGCTGCGGCAGCGCGCCGCCGCGAAGTTCGGCCCGGACGCCGAGCGGATGTACTTCACGCCCGACGGCGTCGAACAGGCCACCCGCGCCCCCGTCGCCACCTGGCGGGCCCGGCGCTTCGCCGCGCTCGGCGTCAGCCGCGTCGCGGACCTGTGCTGCGGCGTCGGCGGCGACGCCCTCGCGCTCGCGCGGGCCGGCCTCACCGTCCTCGCCGTGGACCGCTCGCCGCTCGCCTGCGCGGTCGCCGAGGCCAACGCGGCGGCGCTCGGTCTCGCCGACCGCGTCACCGTGCGGTGCGCGGCCGTCGAGGACACCGATGTCCGGGGCTACGACGGCGTCTTCGTCGACCCGGCCCGGCGGCGGGCGGGCGGGGGCCGCCGGATCTTCGACCCCGAGGCGTACTCGCCACCGCTCTCCTGGGCCGTCGCGCTGGCCGCCGAGGTCCCGTACGCGGCGCTGAAGATCGCCCCCGGCGTGCCGCACGAGGCGGTGCCGGCCCAGGCCGAGGCGGAGTGGGTCTCGGACCGGGGGGACGTGAAGGAGGCGGTGCTGTGGTTCGGCACCGGCCCGGCCGCCCCGCGCCGCGCCACCCTGCTCCCCGGCGGCCACACCCTGACCGGCACCGCCCGCCCGGCACCGGCCGGGCCGCCCGGCCGCTATCTCTACGAGCCGGACGGCGCCGTCATCCGCGCCTCCCTCGTCGCGGACGTCGCCGAACAGGTCGCGGGCCGACTGCTCGACCCGGCCATCGCGTACATCGCGAGCGACGAGCTGCGGCCGACGCCGTACGCCACGGCCTACGAGATCACCGACGTGCTGCCGTTCGGCGTGAAACGCCTGCGGGCCCTGCTGCGCGAGCGCGGGGTCGGCACGGTGACCATCAAGAAACGCGGCTCCGCGGTCACCCCCGAGGAGCTCCGGAGCTGGCTGCGCCCCTCGGGGCCCCACGCGAGCACGCTCTTCCTGACCCGGATCGGCACCGCTCCCACGGTCCTGATCGGCCACCCGGCCTGA
- a CDS encoding polysaccharide deacetylase family protein, which produces MRIIGQVGLNDCRIRRRVRRCGALGGATILALVCSGAGVPPELLPGGAGEEEYGLLSVVDAAPPGSGEVGLALGASQRAQARTAADALGAYAKKLERAEARRVAAAKRWGLRRVPLRAPAPPGKKPKLTTEPGLVTGTGLPPVIVSVPTDEKVVFLTIDDGAEKDPELLKMMRELDVPYSGFLTDYVSRDDYGYFRDAHRAGAGMHNHSVNHLEMTTLSYAEQREEICRQQDTLEKEIGERPTLFRPPYGAYDRDTLRAAKSCGIRAIPLWAEEAFPDRIEYGRADQEFHPGDIILTHFRGDDVWEGDMADMVRRVINAATEQGFAIARLEDYV; this is translated from the coding sequence ATGAGGATTATCGGACAAGTAGGACTAAATGATTGTCGGATTCGACGGAGGGTCCGGCGGTGCGGTGCCCTGGGCGGCGCGACGATACTGGCCCTCGTCTGTTCGGGAGCCGGCGTGCCGCCGGAGCTCCTGCCCGGCGGCGCGGGGGAGGAGGAGTACGGCCTGCTGTCCGTGGTCGACGCCGCCCCGCCCGGGTCCGGGGAGGTCGGTCTGGCACTTGGCGCGTCGCAGCGCGCCCAGGCGCGAACAGCCGCGGACGCGCTGGGTGCGTACGCCAAGAAGCTGGAACGCGCCGAGGCGCGCCGGGTCGCCGCCGCCAAGCGGTGGGGGCTGCGCCGCGTTCCGCTGCGCGCTCCCGCGCCTCCCGGGAAGAAGCCGAAGCTGACCACCGAGCCCGGTCTGGTCACCGGCACCGGCCTGCCCCCGGTGATCGTGAGCGTGCCCACCGACGAGAAGGTCGTCTTCCTCACCATCGACGACGGCGCCGAGAAGGACCCGGAGCTGCTGAAGATGATGCGCGAACTCGACGTGCCCTACAGCGGTTTCCTCACCGACTACGTGTCCCGCGACGACTACGGCTATTTCCGCGACGCCCACCGCGCGGGCGCCGGCATGCACAACCACTCCGTCAACCACCTGGAGATGACCACGCTCAGCTATGCCGAGCAGCGCGAGGAGATCTGCCGTCAGCAGGACACGCTGGAGAAGGAGATCGGCGAGCGGCCCACGCTCTTCCGGCCGCCGTACGGCGCCTACGACCGCGACACGCTGCGCGCGGCGAAGTCCTGCGGCATCCGGGCGATCCCGCTGTGGGCGGAGGAGGCCTTCCCCGACCGGATCGAATACGGCCGCGCGGACCAGGAGTTCCACCCCGGCGACATCATCCTCACCCACTTCCGCGGCGACGACGTGTGGGAGGGCGACATGGCGGACATGGTCCGGCGGGTGATCAACGCGGCGACCGAACAGGGGTTCGCCATCGCGCGGTTGGAGGACTACGTGTAG
- a CDS encoding ester cyclase produces MTFVQVIDCRTSRVDELNRLMDTWIERTRGRRTATHSIVGRDRADSTHIVEIVEFPSYEEARRNAELPETDRVFREMVALCDGTPRFTDLDVVRDEQLNKEAVRRFFDKAVNRGDVDAVDELCADDYREHDPGSSVDPLGLAESKEDAAKYIRAFRPTFIIESQVAEGDLVITRFTATGTHSAAFMGLAPTGRPVRISGHVTHRFTDGRIAEAWWNWDQLGLLAQVGLVEL; encoded by the coding sequence ATGACTTTCGTACAGGTAATCGACTGCAGGACCAGCAGGGTCGATGAACTGAATCGGCTCATGGACACCTGGATCGAGCGGACCCGGGGCAGACGGACCGCGACCCACTCGATCGTGGGCCGGGACCGGGCCGACAGCACGCACATCGTCGAGATCGTGGAGTTCCCCTCGTACGAGGAGGCACGCCGGAACGCCGAGCTCCCGGAGACCGATCGGGTCTTCCGGGAGATGGTGGCGCTCTGCGACGGAACGCCGCGGTTCACCGACCTGGACGTGGTGCGGGACGAGCAGCTCAACAAGGAGGCCGTCCGGCGCTTCTTCGACAAGGCCGTGAACCGCGGTGACGTGGACGCGGTGGACGAGCTGTGCGCCGACGACTACCGGGAGCACGACCCGGGCAGCTCCGTCGATCCGCTCGGGCTCGCGGAGTCCAAGGAGGACGCCGCCAAGTACATCCGGGCCTTCCGGCCGACGTTCATCATCGAGAGTCAGGTGGCCGAGGGCGACCTGGTGATCACCCGGTTCACCGCGACCGGCACCCACAGCGCCGCGTTCATGGGGCTGGCCCCGACCGGCCGCCCGGTGCGGATCTCCGGGCACGTCACCCACCGGTTCACCGATGGGCGGATCGCGGAAGCCTGGTGGAATTGGGATCAGCTGGGTCTGCTCGCCCAGGTGGGGCTGGTGGAGCTGTAG
- the groL gene encoding chaperonin GroEL (60 kDa chaperone family; promotes refolding of misfolded polypeptides especially under stressful conditions; forms two stacked rings of heptamers to form a barrel-shaped 14mer; ends can be capped by GroES; misfolded proteins enter the barrel where they are refolded when GroES binds): MAKILKFDEDARRALERGVNQLADAVKVTIGPKGRNVVIDKKFGAPTITNDGVTIAREVEAEDPYENLGAQLVKEVATKTNDVAGDGTTTATVLAQALVREGLRNVAAGASPSGLKRGIDAAVAAVADDLRASARPIDSKEDIAAVAALSAQDKQVGALIAEAMDKVGKDGVITVEESQTFGLDLDFTEGMAFDKGYLSHYMVTDQERMEAVLDDPYILINQGKISSIQDMLPLLEKIMQGGGSRPLLIIAEDVEGEALSTLVVNKIRGTFHSAAVKAPGFGDRRKAMLGDMAALTGATVISEEVGLKLDQVGLDVLGTARRVTITKDDTTIVDGAGRSEDIEGRVAQIKAEIETTDSDWDREKLQERLAKLAGGVCVIRVGAATEVELKEKKHRLEDAISATRAAVEEGIVPGGGASLVHSAKVLDGDLGKTGDEATGVAIVRRAVVEPLRWIAENAGLEGYVITSKVAELDKGQGFNAATGLYGDLVKDGVIDPVKVTRSALQNAASIASLLLTTETLVVEKKEEEPESAGHGHSH; this comes from the coding sequence ATGGCGAAGATCCTTAAATTCGACGAGGACGCCCGCCGCGCCCTCGAGCGCGGCGTGAACCAGCTCGCCGACGCCGTCAAGGTCACCATCGGTCCCAAGGGCCGCAACGTCGTCATCGACAAGAAGTTCGGCGCGCCCACCATCACCAACGACGGCGTCACCATCGCGCGCGAGGTGGAGGCGGAGGACCCTTACGAGAACCTCGGCGCCCAGCTCGTCAAGGAGGTGGCGACCAAGACCAACGACGTCGCCGGTGATGGCACCACCACCGCCACCGTGCTGGCGCAGGCGCTCGTCCGCGAGGGTCTGCGCAACGTGGCGGCCGGCGCGTCCCCGTCCGGCCTCAAGCGCGGCATCGACGCGGCCGTGGCGGCCGTCGCCGACGACCTGCGCGCCAGCGCCCGGCCGATCGACTCCAAGGAGGACATCGCGGCCGTGGCCGCCCTGTCCGCCCAGGACAAGCAGGTCGGCGCGCTCATCGCCGAGGCGATGGACAAGGTCGGCAAGGACGGCGTGATCACCGTCGAGGAGTCCCAGACCTTCGGTCTGGACCTCGACTTCACCGAGGGCATGGCGTTCGACAAGGGATACCTGTCGCACTACATGGTCACCGACCAGGAGCGCATGGAGGCCGTCCTCGACGACCCCTACATCCTGATCAACCAGGGCAAGATCTCGTCCATCCAGGACATGCTCCCGCTGCTGGAGAAGATCATGCAGGGCGGCGGCTCCCGCCCGCTGCTGATCATCGCCGAGGATGTCGAGGGCGAGGCGCTGTCCACCCTCGTCGTCAACAAGATCCGCGGCACGTTCCACTCGGCGGCCGTCAAGGCCCCCGGCTTCGGTGACCGCCGCAAGGCGATGCTCGGCGACATGGCCGCGCTCACCGGCGCCACGGTGATCTCCGAGGAGGTCGGCCTCAAGCTCGACCAGGTCGGCCTGGACGTGCTGGGCACCGCCCGCCGCGTCACCATCACCAAGGACGACACCACGATCGTCGACGGCGCCGGCCGGTCCGAGGACATCGAGGGCCGCGTCGCCCAGATCAAGGCCGAGATCGAGACCACGGACTCCGACTGGGACCGCGAGAAGCTCCAGGAGCGGCTCGCGAAGCTGGCCGGCGGTGTCTGCGTGATCCGCGTCGGCGCGGCGACCGAGGTGGAGCTGAAGGAGAAGAAGCACCGTCTGGAGGACGCCATCTCGGCCACCCGCGCGGCGGTCGAGGAGGGCATCGTCCCCGGTGGCGGCGCCTCCCTCGTGCACTCCGCCAAGGTGCTGGACGGCGACCTCGGCAAGACCGGCGACGAGGCCACCGGCGTGGCGATCGTCCGCCGCGCCGTCGTCGAGCCGCTGCGCTGGATCGCGGAGAACGCCGGCCTGGAGGGCTACGTGATCACCTCGAAGGTGGCCGAGCTCGACAAGGGCCAGGGCTTCAACGCGGCCACCGGCCTCTACGGCGACCTGGTCAAGGATGGCGTCATCGACCCGGTGAAGGTGACCCGATCCGCGCTGCAGAACGCCGCCTCCATCGCCTCCCTGCTGCTCACCACCGAGACCCTGGTGGTGGAGAAGAAGGAAGAGGAGCCGGAGTCGGCCGGTCACGGCCACTCGCACTGA
- the shbA gene encoding RNA polymerase sigma factor ShbA, giving the protein MGEDETTAIGALVHRAAEGDAQATHDLLAHVHPLALRYCRMRLARLPGEARHFVDDLAQEVCLAVLCALPRYRDTGRPFDAFVVAIAQHKVADLQRAALRRPGSTAVPSDEMPERPDDSLGPEERALLSSDAEWARKLLANLPDHLRELVLLRVAVGLTAEETGAKLGMSPGAVRVAQHRALSRLRALAGR; this is encoded by the coding sequence ATGGGCGAAGACGAGACCACAGCGATCGGCGCTCTCGTTCATCGTGCCGCCGAGGGTGATGCCCAGGCCACGCACGACCTTCTGGCCCATGTGCATCCGCTGGCCCTGCGCTACTGCCGGATGCGCCTGGCGCGGCTGCCGGGGGAGGCCAGACACTTCGTCGACGATCTCGCGCAGGAGGTCTGTCTGGCGGTGCTGTGCGCGCTGCCGCGCTACCGGGACACGGGCCGTCCGTTCGACGCCTTCGTGGTCGCCATCGCCCAGCACAAGGTCGCCGATCTCCAGCGGGCCGCGCTGCGCCGTCCCGGCAGTACCGCCGTGCCCTCCGACGAGATGCCCGAGCGGCCGGACGACTCCCTGGGCCCGGAGGAGCGGGCGCTGCTCAGCAGCGACGCCGAGTGGGCCAGGAAGCTGCTGGCGAACCTGCCGGACCACCTGCGGGAGCTGGTGCTGCTGCGGGTCGCGGTCGGGCTGACGGCCGAGGAGACCGGCGCCAAGCTGGGCATGTCGCCCGGGGCCGTCCGCGTCGCCCAGCACCGGGCCCTCAGCCGGTTGCGCGCGCTGGCCGGTCGCTGA
- a CDS encoding response regulator transcription factor: MTSVLVCDDSPLAREALRRAVATVPGVERVTTAANGEEVLRRWGADRSDLILMDVRMPGLGGVETVRRLLSADPGARIIMLTVAEDLDGVALAVAAGARGYLHKDASRAELRATVTQALADPTWRLAPRRLRSSDMGAAPTLTAREIQVLEGMSHGRSNAEIGRELFLSEDTVKTHARRLFKKLGASDRAHAVALGFRWGLVR, from the coding sequence ATGACATCCGTCCTCGTCTGCGACGACTCCCCGCTCGCCCGGGAGGCGCTCCGCCGCGCGGTCGCGACCGTGCCCGGTGTTGAGCGGGTCACTACGGCCGCCAACGGCGAAGAGGTCCTGCGCCGTTGGGGTGCCGACCGTTCCGACCTGATTCTGATGGACGTCCGAATGCCCGGGCTCGGGGGAGTGGAAACCGTCCGGCGGCTTCTTTCCGCCGACCCCGGCGCGCGCATCATCATGCTCACCGTGGCCGAGGATCTGGACGGCGTGGCGCTGGCCGTCGCGGCCGGCGCCCGCGGCTATCTCCACAAGGACGCCTCCCGCGCCGAGCTGCGCGCCACGGTCACCCAGGCACTCGCGGACCCCACCTGGCGGCTCGCGCCGCGCCGGCTGCGCTCCTCCGACATGGGCGCCGCACCGACGCTGACCGCCCGGGAGATCCAGGTGCTGGAGGGGATGAGCCACGGCCGCTCCAACGCCGAGATCGGGCGGGAGCTCTTTCTCTCCGAGGACACGGTCAAGACACACGCCCGTCGGCTGTTCAAGAAGCTCGGCGCGTCCGACCGCGCGCACGCCGTCGCGCTGGGGTTCCGCTGGGGACTGGTCCGCTGA
- a CDS encoding SDR family NAD(P)-dependent oxidoreductase produces MTTALVTGATAGIGAAFARRLARDRHDVVLVARDLEALRRQAAELHDRHGIEAAVLSADLSTDDGIAAVEARLADPERPVDLLINNAGFGLKGGYLDVPMADELTMLKVHCEAVLRLTTAAARPMRERGRGGVVNVASVAAFLPRGTYGASKAWVVQFTEGAARDLAGSGVRLMALCPGFVRTEFHQRAGMTTDNIPGWMWLDADRVVDTALKDLARGRTVCIPDARYKVLMGAARLAPRGAVGGLSSRAGRKYGPGRSG; encoded by the coding sequence ATGACAACTGCATTGGTGACCGGAGCGACGGCGGGAATCGGCGCCGCCTTCGCCCGACGGCTGGCCCGTGACCGGCACGACGTGGTGCTCGTCGCCCGGGACCTGGAGGCGCTGCGGCGCCAGGCCGCCGAGCTGCACGACCGGCACGGGATCGAGGCGGCCGTCCTGTCGGCCGATCTGTCGACGGACGACGGCATCGCGGCCGTCGAGGCGCGCCTGGCCGACCCGGAACGCCCGGTCGACCTGCTGATCAACAACGCCGGCTTCGGCCTCAAGGGCGGCTATCTCGACGTGCCGATGGCGGACGAGCTGACGATGCTCAAGGTCCACTGCGAGGCGGTGCTGCGGCTGACGACGGCCGCCGCCCGGCCCATGCGCGAGCGCGGACGCGGCGGCGTGGTGAACGTCGCCTCGGTGGCCGCCTTCCTGCCGCGCGGCACCTACGGCGCCTCCAAGGCGTGGGTCGTCCAGTTCACCGAGGGCGCGGCACGCGACCTCGCGGGCAGCGGCGTGCGCCTGATGGCCCTGTGCCCGGGGTTCGTCCGGACCGAGTTCCACCAGCGGGCCGGGATGACCACGGACAACATCCCGGGCTGGATGTGGCTGGACGCCGACCGCGTGGTGGACACGGCCCTCAAGGACCTGGCCCGCGGCCGGACGGTCTGCATCCCCGACGCGCGCTACAAGGTGCTCATGGGCGCCGCCCGGCTGGCCCCGCGCGGCGCGGTGGGCGGGCTGTCCTCACGGGCGGGGCGGAAGTACGGACCCGGCCGAAGCGGATAA
- the groES gene encoding co-chaperone GroES, protein MTTVSSKVAIKPLEDRIVVQPLDAEQTTASGLVIPDTAKEKPQEGTVLAVGPGRFEDGNRLPLDVKVGDIVLYSKYGGTEVKYNNEEYLVLSARDVLAIIEK, encoded by the coding sequence GTGACGACCGTCAGCTCCAAGGTTGCCATCAAGCCGCTCGAGGACCGCATTGTGGTCCAGCCGCTCGACGCCGAGCAGACCACGGCCTCGGGCCTGGTCATTCCGGACACGGCCAAGGAGAAGCCCCAGGAGGGCACTGTCCTGGCCGTTGGCCCGGGCCGCTTCGAGGACGGGAATCGACTGCCGCTCGACGTCAAGGTCGGCGACATCGTGCTCTACAGCAAGTACGGCGGCACCGAAGTGAAGTACAACAACGAGGAGTACCTCGTGCTCTCGGCCCGCGACGTGCTCGCGATCATCGAGAAGTAA
- the guaB gene encoding IMP dehydrogenase produces MTDYAGELPDKFAALGLTFDDVLLLPGVADLAPQDIDTSSRVSRNVRVNVPLISAAMDKVTEARMAIAMARQGGVGVLHRNLSIEEQAVQVDRVKRSESGMVTDPITTRPDATLREADELCGRFRISGVPVTDAAGKLLGIVTNRDMAFEPDRGRQVREVMTPMPLVTGHVGISGEDAMELLRRHKIEKLPLVDGEGLLKGLITVKDFVKAEKYPRAAKDGEGRLIVGAAVGVAGDAYERAQALIEAGVDFIVVDTAHGHSRLVADMAAKIKSNFDRVDVVAGNVATRDGAQALVDAGVDGIKVGVGPGSICTTRVVAGIGVPQVTAIYEAARAAREAGVPVIGDGGLQYSGDIAKALVAGADTVMLGSLLAGCEESPGELLFINGKQFKSYRGMGSLGAMQSRGERRSYSKDRYFQDEIGDDDKLIPEGVEGQVPYRGPLASVVHQLIGGLHQSMYYLGGRTIPEVKERGRFVRITAAGLKESHPHDIQMTTEAPNYSRR; encoded by the coding sequence ATGACTGATTACGCGGGTGAGCTGCCGGACAAGTTCGCGGCACTGGGGCTGACCTTCGACGATGTGCTGTTGCTGCCGGGCGTCGCGGACCTGGCACCGCAGGACATCGACACCTCGTCCCGCGTCTCCCGCAACGTCCGGGTGAACGTTCCGCTGATCTCGGCCGCGATGGACAAGGTCACCGAGGCCCGGATGGCCATCGCCATGGCCCGGCAGGGCGGCGTCGGCGTCCTCCACCGGAACCTGTCGATCGAGGAGCAGGCCGTCCAGGTGGACCGCGTCAAGCGCTCCGAGTCGGGCATGGTCACCGACCCGATCACCACCCGCCCGGACGCCACGCTGCGGGAGGCCGACGAGCTGTGCGGCCGGTTCCGGATCAGCGGCGTGCCGGTGACGGACGCGGCCGGGAAGCTGCTGGGCATCGTCACCAACCGCGACATGGCGTTCGAGCCGGACCGCGGCCGCCAGGTGCGCGAGGTCATGACGCCGATGCCGCTGGTGACCGGGCACGTGGGCATCTCCGGCGAGGACGCCATGGAGCTGCTGCGGCGGCACAAGATCGAGAAGCTGCCACTGGTGGACGGCGAGGGCCTGCTCAAGGGCCTGATCACCGTCAAGGACTTCGTCAAGGCCGAGAAGTACCCCAGGGCCGCCAAGGACGGCGAGGGCCGGCTGATCGTCGGCGCCGCGGTCGGCGTCGCCGGGGACGCCTACGAGCGGGCCCAGGCGCTGATCGAGGCCGGGGTGGACTTCATCGTGGTCGACACCGCGCACGGGCACTCCCGGCTGGTCGCCGACATGGCCGCCAAGATCAAGTCGAACTTCGACCGGGTGGACGTCGTCGCGGGCAACGTCGCGACCCGGGACGGCGCCCAGGCCCTCGTGGACGCGGGCGTGGACGGCATCAAGGTCGGGGTCGGCCCCGGCTCGATCTGTACCACCCGGGTGGTCGCCGGCATCGGCGTGCCGCAGGTGACCGCGATCTACGAGGCGGCGCGCGCCGCCCGCGAGGCCGGCGTCCCGGTCATTGGCGACGGCGGCCTCCAGTACAGCGGCGACATCGCCAAGGCGCTGGTGGCCGGCGCCGACACGGTGATGCTCGGCAGCCTGCTGGCCGGCTGCGAGGAGTCCCCGGGCGAGCTGCTGTTCATCAACGGCAAGCAGTTCAAGTCGTACCGCGGCATGGGCTCGCTGGGCGCCATGCAGTCGCGCGGCGAGCGGCGTTCGTACTCCAAGGACCGGTACTTCCAGGACGAGATCGGCGACGACGACAAGCTGATCCCCGAGGGTGTCGAGGGCCAGGTGCCCTACCGCGGCCCGCTCGCCTCCGTCGTGCACCAGCTCATCGGCGGTCTGCACCAGTCGATGTACTACCTGGGCGGCCGGACCATCCCGGAGGTCAAGGAGCGGGGGCGGTTCGTCCGCATCACCGCGGCCGGGCTGAAGGAGAGCCACCCGCACGACATCCAGATGACGACCGAGGCGCCGAACTACTCGCGGCGCTGA